The following proteins are co-located in the Leptospira weilii genome:
- a CDS encoding LTA synthase family protein: MFQRIPTHLKLVLGYVLYFALILLLYKIAFLSVYWYRLQGVPFGEVLLAFLLGFRFDLVVIGMTLGLFALLSVLPYLNRFKLYRFFWGYTPILLGIWMIAHLIADIIYFENANKHIGYEGFVFLGKDLGVILKSALEQNTVMFLIGIAFLLFFLPLSTWLFLKYNPYRYRKESWKSTLLQIPIVLIVTTIAIRGGIQESPIRATNAIVSGNNFVNNIALNGVFTSIMDLKSQSIPKFLKLETEEAIKIVRKEISYPGSEFVSDKYPILRVQQETNPGTPPNVVLIMLENWTGKFIKPISNGLVEGKEVTPYFNQLLKKGRFYNRFIASGGRTTNGMMSILTGIPDRPGLTVVRTHQVLGNFSGIGNIFKRMGYDTYFVTGGDLSFDNKSTLMPHWGFDTVLGEKEIAKLGRFQLGAWGYDDADVLQLLHERISASKKPILGLALTLTTHYPYRSPSEKFRIFNPSTRDYDFLNVYNYADWAIHNFITQAEKSKYFKNTIFVFVADHTHHRYLDYYEDRNVPFLIYAPGKIAPALDETIASQLDVIPTILGLVGKKAFFSSMGRNLLAPGRTQTAYFAYGNLFGWIENDLFYLRFFDGKEDLSYNINPPREKNNFCDRDPKVCDEMSKKAKAYLNLSYELLNQNIVFPSEAELQKVISTKTNP; encoded by the coding sequence ATGTTTCAACGTATCCCCACCCACTTAAAACTCGTCTTAGGTTATGTTCTCTACTTCGCTCTCATTCTCCTCCTATACAAGATCGCGTTTCTTTCGGTCTATTGGTACCGACTCCAAGGCGTTCCTTTCGGAGAAGTTTTACTCGCGTTTCTTTTAGGTTTTCGTTTCGACCTCGTCGTGATCGGAATGACCCTGGGATTGTTCGCTCTTCTTTCCGTATTGCCGTATTTAAATCGATTCAAACTCTATCGCTTTTTTTGGGGATATACTCCGATCCTTTTGGGAATTTGGATGATCGCACATCTGATCGCGGACATCATTTATTTTGAAAACGCAAACAAACATATCGGTTACGAAGGATTCGTATTTCTCGGAAAAGACTTAGGCGTGATTCTTAAGTCGGCGTTGGAGCAAAACACGGTTATGTTTTTGATCGGAATCGCATTCCTACTGTTTTTTCTTCCACTATCGACATGGTTATTTCTCAAATACAATCCGTACCGATATCGGAAGGAATCCTGGAAATCCACATTGCTTCAGATCCCGATCGTTTTGATCGTTACGACCATCGCAATCCGAGGAGGCATTCAAGAATCTCCCATAAGAGCTACGAATGCGATCGTTTCCGGAAACAACTTCGTAAACAATATCGCACTCAACGGAGTTTTCACTTCGATCATGGATTTAAAAAGTCAATCCATCCCGAAATTCTTAAAATTGGAAACGGAAGAAGCGATCAAGATCGTACGGAAAGAAATTTCCTATCCGGGCTCGGAATTTGTCAGCGATAAATATCCGATCTTACGCGTTCAACAGGAAACCAATCCCGGAACTCCTCCCAACGTAGTCTTAATTATGCTTGAAAATTGGACGGGAAAATTTATCAAACCGATTTCAAACGGGCTTGTGGAAGGAAAGGAAGTCACACCGTATTTCAATCAACTCTTAAAAAAAGGTAGATTCTACAATCGGTTCATCGCCTCCGGCGGAAGAACCACAAATGGAATGATGTCGATTCTCACAGGAATTCCAGATCGTCCGGGTCTGACCGTAGTGAGAACACATCAGGTTCTCGGAAACTTTTCGGGTATCGGTAATATTTTCAAAAGAATGGGTTACGATACTTATTTCGTGACCGGCGGAGATTTAAGTTTCGACAACAAAAGCACTCTTATGCCTCACTGGGGCTTTGATACCGTACTAGGAGAAAAGGAAATCGCAAAGTTAGGAAGATTTCAACTAGGCGCCTGGGGGTACGACGACGCAGACGTATTACAATTATTGCATGAACGTATTTCCGCTTCTAAAAAACCGATTTTAGGTCTTGCGCTGACACTGACGACCCACTACCCCTACAGAAGTCCTTCGGAAAAATTCAGAATTTTCAATCCTTCCACAAGAGATTACGATTTTTTGAACGTTTACAATTACGCAGATTGGGCGATTCATAATTTTATCACTCAGGCCGAAAAATCGAAATACTTCAAGAACACTATTTTCGTTTTCGTCGCCGACCATACGCATCACAGATATCTGGATTATTACGAGGATAGAAACGTTCCGTTTCTGATCTATGCTCCGGGAAAAATCGCCCCTGCGTTAGACGAAACCATTGCTTCCCAATTGGATGTAATTCCGACAATCTTGGGGCTTGTCGGTAAGAAGGCGTTTTTTTCCTCTATGGGAAGAAATCTCTTAGCTCCGGGAAGGACCCAAACGGCCTACTTTGCTTATGGAAATTTATTCGGCTGGATCGAAAACGATCTTTTTTATTTGAGATTTTTCGACGGGAAAGAGGATCTTTCCTACAATATCAATCCGCCCCGTGAAAAGAACAATTTCTGCGACCGGGATCCGAAAGTCTGCGACGAAATGAGCAAAAAGGCGAAGGCATATCTAAACTTAAGTTACGAATTGTTGAATCAAAATATCGTTTTTCCTTCGGAAGCAGAACTACAAAAAGTAATCTCTACTAAAACAAATCCGTAA